The Flavobacteriales bacterium genome includes a window with the following:
- a CDS encoding GNAT family N-acetyltransferase, giving the protein MSEIQVISRENINIQFYQICVQDAKVYAQPWYLDIVFDKKWECLVFGNYDFVLPISLQKKMFWKFAQLPILTQQLGIFPNKNIPEEVLLAFSDKLQSRYHYIAYSSVQDLKLGKAQERTNCMLSLADYPPTGKRGERLRRAIRSAVKNHIIVQPSTDIETSLTFYFNNFHFTGATLNRSQEKQMRNVLSQLFSCGKLKIYQAYRENELVAINMWLIHKETAYYMVSISNEVGRKHRAMNLLVHTFIEQCENVKTIDFEGSSIEGVKRFFRSFGAEEERYYLNTQNRLPYFLQFIKR; this is encoded by the coding sequence TTGTCAGAAATACAAGTAATCTCTCGAGAAAATATCAATATTCAGTTTTACCAAATCTGTGTGCAAGATGCTAAGGTCTATGCGCAACCTTGGTATTTAGACATCGTTTTTGATAAAAAATGGGAGTGTTTGGTGTTTGGGAATTATGACTTTGTGTTACCAATTTCTCTCCAAAAAAAAATGTTTTGGAAATTTGCTCAACTTCCTATTCTTACACAGCAGTTAGGGATTTTTCCCAATAAAAATATTCCAGAGGAGGTTTTATTAGCTTTTTCTGATAAATTGCAATCTCGCTATCATTATATAGCTTATTCTTCGGTTCAAGATTTAAAATTAGGGAAGGCTCAAGAAAGAACAAATTGTATGCTGTCATTGGCGGATTATCCTCCAACAGGGAAAAGAGGGGAACGACTTAGGCGTGCCATTCGCTCTGCGGTAAAAAACCATATTATTGTTCAGCCCTCTACAGATATCGAAACAAGTTTAACTTTCTATTTTAATAATTTTCATTTTACAGGAGCTACCTTAAATAGATCTCAAGAAAAGCAAATGAGAAATGTTTTGTCTCAACTATTTTCTTGTGGAAAATTAAAAATATACCAAGCTTACAGAGAAAATGAACTTGTAGCGATAAATATGTGGTTAATACATAAGGAAACTGCTTACTATATGGTTTCTATCTCGAATGAAGTTGGGAGAAAACATCGAGCGATGAACTTACTGGTTCATACTTTTATTGAACAATGCGAAAATGTCAAAACGATAGATTTCGAGGGATCCAGTATAGAAGGGGTAAAACGATTTTTTAGGAGTTTTGGAGCCGAAGAAGAACGTTACTATTTAAATACTCAAAACAGACTTCCTTACTTTCTCCAATTTATAAAGAGGTAG
- the hflX gene encoding GTPase HflX — protein sequence MSIEIKKHKKERVVLVGVITQLQNETTAQEYLDELEFLAFTAGAKTLGRFQQKLTKPNPKSFIGTGKIEEINVFIKEQDIDTVIFDDELSASQLRNLEEMMNCKILDRTNLILDIFAARAQTSYAVAQVELAQYQYLLPRLTRMWTHLQKQKGGIGMKGPGEKEIETDRRIIRDKISLLKKRLKTIDKQMATQRKNRGQLVRAALVGYTNVGKSTLMNSLSKSQVLEENKLFATLDTAVRKVVVKNLPFLLTDTVGFIRKLPTQLIESFKSTLDEVREADFLIHVVDISHASFEDHIAAVEGILKEINADDKPVMMVFNKIDLFDFTPKDEDDLTPVLRENLSLEYYQNHYQNKEHIDAIFISARDREDINKLKEKLYKPIADIHRKRFPYNSFLFDYYDEEQDS from the coding sequence ATGTCTATAGAAATAAAAAAACATAAAAAAGAACGTGTTGTTCTTGTGGGGGTAATTACCCAGCTTCAAAATGAAACCACCGCTCAGGAATACCTCGATGAGCTAGAATTTCTAGCGTTTACAGCGGGTGCAAAAACTCTTGGGCGTTTTCAACAAAAATTGACCAAGCCAAACCCTAAAAGTTTTATTGGAACAGGAAAAATTGAAGAAATCAATGTCTTTATCAAAGAACAGGATATAGACACCGTAATCTTTGATGATGAGCTCTCGGCTTCGCAACTGAGAAATTTGGAAGAGATGATGAATTGTAAAATTCTGGATAGAACCAATCTAATCCTTGATATTTTTGCTGCCCGTGCTCAAACTTCTTATGCCGTTGCACAAGTGGAACTTGCCCAATATCAATACCTACTTCCACGTCTTACAAGAATGTGGACTCACCTCCAAAAACAAAAAGGGGGAATAGGAATGAAAGGTCCTGGAGAAAAAGAAATTGAAACAGATAGAAGGATTATACGTGATAAAATTTCTCTACTCAAGAAGAGGCTCAAGACCATTGATAAACAAATGGCAACTCAAAGAAAAAATAGAGGACAATTGGTTCGTGCTGCTTTAGTGGGTTACACAAACGTAGGAAAATCAACGCTCATGAATTCTTTGAGCAAGTCTCAGGTTCTTGAAGAAAATAAACTTTTTGCCACACTAGATACTGCGGTGAGAAAAGTAGTAGTAAAAAATCTTCCATTCTTATTAACAGATACTGTTGGATTTATTAGAAAACTACCTACCCAATTAATAGAATCTTTCAAATCTACACTAGATGAAGTAAGAGAAGCCGATTTTCTCATTCATGTAGTAGATATCTCTCATGCGAGTTTTGAAGATCATATTGCCGCCGTAGAAGGTATTCTAAAAGAAATAAATGCCGATGACAAGCCTGTTATGATGGTTTTCAATAAAATTGATTTATTTGATTTTACCCCAAAAGATGAAGATGATTTAACCCCTGTTTTGAGAGAGAATCTTTCTTTGGAATATTATCAAAATCATTATCAAAACAAAGAGCATATTGATGCCATTTTTATCTCAGCAAGAGATCGTGAAGACATCAATAAACTAAAGGAAAAACTCTATAAACCTATTGCAGACATTCACAGGAAGCGTTTTCCTTACAACAGTTTCTTATTTGATTATTACGACGAAGAACAAGATTCTTAA
- the truB gene encoding tRNA pseudouridine(55) synthase TruB — protein sequence MEQTKYQKGEVLLVDKPLEWTSFQAVNKLKHAIRRTYGLRKIKIGHAGTLDPLATGLLIICTGKKTKTITEYQGQAKEYTGTITLGGTTPSYDLETEIDQEYPTEHITEEAIQEIADSFLGEQDQFPPIFSALKQKGEALYKKARRGEEVEVKARKITFYEVEITKISMPNIHFRVLCSKGTYIRSFAYDFGKKLKSGAHLSALRRTKIGDFSVKNAWELTELVSKIESEIE from the coding sequence ATGGAACAAACCAAATATCAAAAAGGTGAAGTACTCCTTGTAGACAAACCATTGGAATGGACTTCTTTTCAGGCGGTAAATAAACTCAAGCATGCGATTCGTAGGACTTATGGTCTGAGAAAAATAAAAATAGGACATGCCGGAACGCTTGATCCACTTGCTACAGGTTTGCTCATTATATGTACGGGTAAAAAAACCAAAACAATTACTGAGTACCAAGGGCAAGCCAAGGAATATACAGGAACTATTACTCTGGGAGGAACCACTCCAAGCTATGATCTGGAAACAGAAATAGACCAAGAGTATCCCACTGAACATATCACCGAAGAAGCCATTCAAGAAATTGCTGATTCATTTTTAGGCGAACAAGATCAATTTCCGCCCATTTTCTCGGCACTAAAACAAAAGGGAGAAGCGCTTTATAAAAAAGCTCGTCGGGGTGAAGAAGTGGAGGTAAAAGCCCGAAAGATCACTTTCTACGAAGTAGAAATCACCAAAATATCTATGCCCAATATCCATTTTAGGGTCCTGTGTAGCAAAGGAACTTATATTCGTTCTTTTGCCTATGATTTTGGAAAAAAACTTAAATCGGGTGCACATCTTTCTGCTTTAAGAAGAACTAAAATTGGGGATTTTTCTGTGAAAAATGCTTGGGAATTAACAGAACTCGTTTCTAAAATTGAATCGGAAATAGAGTAA
- a CDS encoding AraC family transcriptional regulator translates to MKTPENYTETEYIKRINEVFTYIEEHLQEDLSLEKIARKALFSPFHFHRIFKIIVGETLNEYITRKRLQKAANRLIHDKNLLVASVAVDCGFGSHASFSRAFKKKYDMSPTDFYKKNNHRKMNQINSNNHQILEERQQYICTIVQLKKWITMNANIEVKEMKPMKVAYITCIGVGKMPGSFERLIQWGAPKGYMTHPEFKMATLYHDSFKTTESDKVRMSACMVVHEDVMPDGEIGTQTIPGGKMVVSRMEIGLEEFEKAWTGAFIWLNDQGYEMAEAQPFEIYQNDYRTHPENKFILDICIPIK, encoded by the coding sequence TTGAAAACACCTGAAAACTATACCGAAACCGAATATATTAAAAGAATTAATGAAGTATTCACCTATATTGAAGAGCATTTGCAAGAAGATCTTTCTTTAGAAAAAATTGCTCGCAAGGCTTTATTTTCTCCTTTTCATTTTCATAGAATTTTTAAAATCATTGTAGGAGAAACGCTCAATGAGTATATCACTCGAAAGAGATTGCAAAAAGCAGCGAATAGACTCATTCATGACAAAAATCTACTTGTAGCTTCTGTGGCTGTGGATTGTGGATTCGGAAGTCATGCAAGCTTTTCTCGTGCATTCAAGAAAAAATATGATATGAGTCCTACAGATTTTTATAAAAAAAATAATCATCGCAAGATGAATCAAATCAATAGCAATAATCATCAAATACTTGAAGAAAGGCAGCAATACATTTGTACCATTGTTCAACTAAAAAAATGGATTACTATGAATGCAAACATTGAAGTAAAAGAAATGAAACCTATGAAAGTTGCCTATATTACTTGTATAGGAGTAGGGAAAATGCCGGGGAGTTTTGAAAGGCTCATCCAGTGGGGAGCTCCAAAAGGATATATGACTCATCCCGAATTTAAAATGGCGACTTTATATCATGATAGTTTTAAAACTACTGAGTCCGACAAAGTAAGAATGAGTGCCTGTATGGTGGTACATGAAGATGTGATGCCCGATGGAGAAATAGGAACTCAAACAATTCCTGGCGGAAAAATGGTGGTGAGTAGAATGGAAATCGGTTTAGAAGAATTTGAAAAAGCTTGGACAGGGGCTTTTATCTGGTTAAACGATCAGGGTTATGAAATGGCAGAGGCACAACCTTTTGAAATCTATCAGAATGATTATAGGACACATCCTGAAAATAAATTTATTTTGGATATCTGTATTCCTATAAAGTGA
- a CDS encoding GNAT family N-acetyltransferase, with product MKLIKAQKSQIETIWHILQKAIERRKEDGSNQWQDGYPNIQTIQQDIDAHSGYVLMENETILAYLSIVKDKEPAYADIVGKWLTNQSFLVIHRLAVSPEYLGKGIAKRVFKEVENIALSQGVFSIKVDTNFDNKPMLHIFKKLNYSYCGKVYFRGSERLAFERVLLPE from the coding sequence ATGAAACTCATAAAAGCGCAAAAATCTCAAATAGAGACCATCTGGCATATTCTCCAAAAAGCCATAGAAAGAAGAAAAGAAGACGGTAGTAATCAATGGCAAGATGGTTATCCAAATATTCAAACTATTCAGCAGGATATTGATGCGCATTCTGGCTATGTTTTGATGGAGAATGAAACCATCTTGGCTTATTTATCGATTGTAAAAGACAAAGAGCCTGCTTATGCAGATATTGTAGGAAAATGGCTAACTAACCAATCCTTTCTTGTGATCCACCGCTTGGCAGTTTCACCAGAATACCTTGGGAAAGGAATTGCCAAAAGGGTATTTAAAGAAGTTGAAAATATAGCACTATCTCAAGGTGTTTTTAGCATCAAGGTGGATACCAACTTTGACAACAAACCCATGCTCCATATTTTCAAAAAACTGAACTATAGTTATTGTGGCAAAGTCTATTTTAGAGGTTCTGAACGCTTGGCTTTTGAGAGGGTGTTACTCCCCGAATAA